In one window of Desulforhabdus amnigena DNA:
- a CDS encoding universal stress protein translates to MKVLVPVDGSVHSLEALKVALDFVKFKNAEISVISVVPFIGGMEDHEISPARRERAMENIGKLADDAVKKACDLLSAENVVSSCTRTVVTSVSVPDAIIEFAETEKIDLIIMGSRGLSSSTRFKIGSVASQVVKYCPCSIYLVKGRVEG, encoded by the coding sequence ATGAAGGTTTTGGTACCTGTGGACGGCTCAGTCCATTCTCTGGAAGCTTTGAAGGTGGCATTAGATTTCGTGAAATTCAAAAACGCTGAAATCTCGGTCATCAGTGTGGTGCCTTTCATCGGTGGTATGGAAGACCATGAAATCTCCCCGGCGCGCAGGGAGAGAGCCATGGAAAATATTGGAAAACTCGCAGATGATGCGGTGAAGAAGGCCTGTGACTTGCTCAGTGCAGAAAATGTCGTTTCGTCTTGTACCCGGACGGTTGTGACCTCGGTGTCGGTGCCCGATGCCATTATCGAATTTGCGGAAACGGAGAAAATCGACCTTATCATCATGGGAAGCCGGGGACTCAGTTCTTCCACGCGATTCAAGATCGGCAGTGTGGCTTCCCAGGTGGTGAAATACTGTCCCTGTTCCATTTATCTGGTCAAGGGGCGGGTTGAAGGCTAG
- a CDS encoding response regulator, translating to MPESGKGAKSPIRLLLVDDEKSYVDVLTKRMSKRNILVTAALSGSEAIQIMRKMSFDVVVLDLKMEDMDGIEVLKIFKIMDPEMPVIMLTGHGSETAAREGIQFGAFDYLTKPCDLSELIAKINEACHRGEEVVD from the coding sequence ATGCCCGAGAGTGGTAAAGGCGCAAAAAGCCCGATTCGACTTCTTCTCGTGGACGACGAGAAAAGTTATGTGGATGTGCTGACGAAAAGGATGTCCAAACGAAATATATTGGTCACGGCTGCCCTCAGTGGATCCGAGGCCATACAGATCATGCGTAAAATGAGTTTTGACGTTGTCGTATTGGATCTTAAGATGGAGGATATGGACGGCATTGAAGTCTTGAAGATCTTCAAGATCATGGATCCGGAAATGCCTGTGATTATGCTGACCGGACACGGTTCAGAGACTGCAGCCCGAGAAGGGATACAGTTCGGCGCTTTCGATTATCTCACAAAGCCGTGTGATTTATCGGAGCTTATTGCGAAAATCAATGAAGCCTGCCACAGAGGAGAGGAAGTCGTTGACTGA
- a CDS encoding sulfite exporter TauE/SafE family protein, whose amino-acid sequence MSWPRQVFEFLKAASVAHAKWDMEVSLSILHNRKKLLILLAMVAPILAVTFVEAGSFLGGKTAYGPAFYSTTIFLVSMAVGLAAGLITGCIGAGGGFIITPALMAAGVKGILAVGTDLFHIFAKAIMGTTVHKKLGNVSTKLAIAFLVGSAGGTVIGGAINKGLYNKDPLLSEAFISIVYAILLGFLGFYALIDFFKSSKGGAAAGGEAHGGPATGTPALATKLQKMHLPPMITFDEDFVPGGKRISGVIIALGGVLVGILAAIMGVGGGFVTFPMFVYIFGVSSMTTVGTDILQIIFTAGLAAIGQYAIYGYVFYTLAIGMLVGSLLGIQIGALTTKVVKGIHIRGFYAVSIIAGFINRAATLPKKFNELEVTNIAKPVVNNIEFFGNIIFWVVVAIFGLWIFSKFFANIGKLREEE is encoded by the coding sequence ATGAGTTGGCCAAGACAAGTTTTTGAGTTCCTGAAGGCTGCTTCGGTGGCGCATGCGAAGTGGGATATGGAAGTGTCCCTTTCTATTCTGCACAATAGAAAAAAGCTTCTTATCCTTCTCGCGATGGTGGCTCCAATTTTGGCAGTCACTTTCGTCGAAGCGGGTTCTTTCCTGGGAGGGAAAACGGCTTACGGTCCCGCTTTCTACTCGACCACTATCTTTCTGGTCTCCATGGCGGTGGGGCTGGCTGCCGGGTTGATCACGGGCTGCATCGGTGCAGGCGGCGGATTCATTATCACTCCGGCACTCATGGCTGCAGGCGTAAAAGGGATTCTGGCGGTCGGGACCGACCTTTTCCACATTTTTGCCAAAGCCATTATGGGAACCACGGTTCATAAAAAGCTCGGCAACGTCTCCACGAAGCTCGCCATAGCATTTCTCGTTGGGTCGGCTGGTGGAACCGTGATCGGTGGGGCCATCAACAAGGGACTCTACAATAAAGATCCCTTGCTGAGTGAAGCCTTCATCAGCATCGTTTATGCCATTCTGCTGGGATTTCTCGGTTTTTACGCTCTCATCGACTTCTTCAAATCCAGCAAGGGCGGAGCGGCTGCAGGCGGTGAGGCACACGGCGGTCCGGCTACCGGCACTCCTGCTTTGGCGACCAAGCTGCAAAAAATGCATCTTCCCCCCATGATCACCTTCGATGAGGACTTTGTCCCCGGCGGAAAACGCATTTCGGGTGTTATCATCGCCCTCGGCGGTGTTCTAGTGGGTATTCTGGCCGCCATCATGGGCGTTGGCGGCGGCTTCGTCACATTCCCCATGTTTGTCTATATCTTTGGCGTTTCCTCCATGACCACCGTGGGTACGGATATCCTTCAGATCATTTTCACGGCAGGGCTCGCCGCTATCGGGCAATACGCCATTTACGGTTACGTGTTTTATACTCTCGCCATCGGTATGCTTGTGGGCTCTTTGCTGGGTATCCAGATCGGGGCCCTCACCACCAAGGTGGTAAAAGGTATCCATATCCGCGGGTTTTATGCCGTTTCCATCATCGCCGGTTTCATCAACCGTGCGGCCACCCTCCCCAAGAAGTTCAACGAGCTGGAGGTGACGAATATTGCCAAACCCGTGGTCAATAACATCGAGTTTTTTGGGAATATTATCTTCTGGGTGGTTGTGGCCATCTTTGGATTGTGGATTTTTAGCAAATTCTTCGCCAACATCGGGAAGTTGAGAGAGGAGGAATAA
- a CDS encoding sensor histidine kinase, with product MENRHYYRVLTRNMVLILILISFTPLVLISGIIGYQFETSYRQKVLDHLIELVQKHQQNIDSFLNEKLSYIQVLVNSYSLEELSNESFLKHKLSILQQGYGGVFVDLGLVNAEGVQVAYAGTFKLEKANYSQAEWFKRAMKSHYFISDVFLGLRRQPHFIVAVKQQWGGKDWIVRATIDFEAFNSLVESIHIGETGSAFILNREGEFQTKPRFEPAPSKEYFLKVFARESSAGLGAPPLDIQTGADVLPMFDRHSSSESGKMMEKTILEGEVKYQNKNYIYIMTSLKGGEWLLIYQQNASDAFSELYAARKIFILIFVVGGLGIVFMTFILSRKMVRYIERADKEKEMMNEQVIEAGKLASVGELAAGIAHEINNPVAVMVEEAGWMEDLLEEEEFRGSENLDEFQRALKQIKTQGARCKEITHKLLSFARKTDPNIREVQLNDLIEDIIGISEQKARYSNVKIEKHLEKDLPPVFASPSEMQQVFLNLINNAIDAIGTGGGNISVTSRVAGDYVIVDVADTGSGIPKAMLARIFDPFFTTKPVGKGTGLGLSICYGIVKKMGGEISVNSAVGLGTTFHVHVPIPKEGESESRHQPESKTAR from the coding sequence ATGGAAAACAGGCATTACTATAGAGTTTTGACCAGAAATATGGTCCTGATCCTGATTCTGATATCTTTTACCCCTCTTGTGCTCATAAGCGGGATTATCGGATATCAGTTCGAAACTTCCTATCGTCAGAAGGTCCTCGACCACCTCATCGAGCTTGTTCAGAAACACCAGCAGAACATCGACAGCTTTCTCAACGAAAAATTATCCTACATTCAAGTGCTCGTAAATTCCTATTCCCTCGAAGAGTTGAGCAACGAATCGTTTCTCAAACATAAGCTCTCCATCCTTCAACAAGGTTACGGTGGAGTATTCGTTGATCTGGGCCTGGTCAACGCAGAGGGGGTTCAGGTGGCTTATGCGGGAACCTTCAAGCTGGAAAAGGCAAACTATTCTCAGGCGGAATGGTTCAAAAGGGCCATGAAGAGCCATTATTTCATCAGTGACGTGTTTCTCGGTCTTCGGCGACAGCCTCACTTCATCGTTGCTGTCAAGCAGCAATGGGGAGGTAAAGACTGGATCGTACGGGCGACCATCGATTTTGAGGCGTTCAATTCACTGGTGGAAAGCATCCATATCGGAGAGACGGGATCGGCTTTCATTCTAAACCGGGAGGGGGAATTCCAGACAAAACCGCGTTTCGAACCTGCACCCAGCAAAGAGTATTTCTTGAAGGTTTTTGCAAGGGAGAGCAGCGCCGGTCTGGGTGCCCCACCTTTGGATATACAGACGGGTGCGGATGTGTTGCCCATGTTCGACAGGCATTCATCCTCTGAAAGTGGAAAAATGATGGAAAAGACTATTCTGGAAGGGGAAGTGAAATACCAGAATAAAAACTATATCTATATTATGACTTCCTTGAAGGGCGGGGAGTGGCTGCTGATCTATCAACAGAACGCTTCCGATGCTTTTTCCGAATTGTATGCAGCCAGAAAAATTTTCATTTTGATTTTCGTAGTGGGGGGGCTCGGTATTGTTTTCATGACCTTTATTCTGTCCCGAAAGATGGTGCGGTATATCGAGAGGGCGGACAAGGAAAAGGAGATGATGAACGAACAGGTGATCGAGGCGGGAAAGCTGGCTTCGGTGGGAGAGTTGGCTGCGGGTATCGCTCATGAGATCAATAATCCCGTAGCGGTGATGGTGGAAGAGGCCGGCTGGATGGAAGATTTACTGGAAGAGGAAGAGTTCAGGGGCAGTGAAAACCTTGATGAATTTCAGCGGGCTTTGAAGCAGATAAAGACTCAGGGGGCCCGGTGCAAGGAAATCACACACAAGCTTCTCAGCTTTGCCCGCAAGACCGATCCAAACATCAGGGAAGTGCAATTGAATGATCTCATCGAAGACATCATCGGCATCTCCGAACAGAAGGCCCGTTACAGCAATGTCAAAATCGAAAAGCATCTGGAAAAAGATCTGCCGCCCGTTTTTGCGTCTCCTTCCGAAATGCAGCAGGTCTTTTTAAATTTGATCAATAATGCCATCGATGCTATCGGAACGGGTGGGGGGAATATTTCCGTCACGAGCAGGGTCGCCGGGGATTACGTGATTGTAGATGTTGCGGATACGGGCAGTGGGATTCCTAAGGCCATGCTTGCCAGAATTTTTGATCCTTTTTTCACGACCAAGCCTGTGGGTAAAGGAACGGGCTTGGGCTTATCCATTTGTTATGGCATTGTGAAAAAAATGGGCGGCGAAATCAGTGTGAACAGTGCGGTGGGTCTGGGAACGACGTTTCATGTCCATGTCCCTATCCCCAAAGAGGGTGAAAGTGAATCAAGGCACCAACCAGAGTCTAAAACGGCGCGATAG
- a CDS encoding response regulator → MNNTVVLLVDDEVPFVETMTKRLSKRNLTVLNAFSGPEGLDVLEKHSNVDVVILDVKMPGMDGIETLREIKKTNPLVEVVMLTGHATVETAIEGMKLGAFDYLMKPCDIEQLLSKVQEAKTKKRKHEEKIIQARIKEIALRRGD, encoded by the coding sequence ATGAATAATACGGTAGTGCTGCTGGTGGATGACGAAGTTCCTTTTGTGGAAACCATGACCAAACGTTTGAGCAAAAGAAACCTTACAGTGCTCAATGCTTTCAGTGGACCTGAAGGTCTGGATGTTCTGGAGAAGCATAGCAACGTGGATGTGGTGATTCTCGATGTCAAAATGCCCGGTATGGACGGCATCGAGACTCTGCGCGAAATCAAGAAGACGAATCCCCTGGTTGAGGTGGTGATGCTCACGGGGCATGCCACAGTGGAAACCGCCATTGAAGGCATGAAGCTCGGCGCTTTCGATTACCTCATGAAACCCTGTGACATTGAACAGCTTCTGTCCAAGGTTCAGGAAGCCAAGACCAAGAAGCGTAAACACGAGGAAAAGATCATTCAAGCACGTATCAAGGAAATCGCTTTGAGACGGGGCGATTAG
- a CDS encoding response regulator, which translates to MKNEFLILIADRNRHVRDFLRRELMEDGYRVQVAKDGREVQTIIDGENPPDLLILDLEVPYVSGYALLEKLQNRTPPLPVVIHTFLTEYNSQLNGRKIATFVEKSGKTDCLKAAVMDMLKVFYPNRFAGDSSQNQRFMHCKKDEK; encoded by the coding sequence ATGAAAAACGAATTTCTCATATTGATCGCTGACCGGAATAGGCATGTACGGGATTTTCTACGGCGGGAGCTTATGGAGGACGGGTATCGTGTTCAGGTGGCTAAAGACGGGCGGGAAGTGCAGACCATCATCGATGGAGAAAATCCCCCGGATCTTCTCATTTTGGACCTGGAAGTACCCTATGTGAGTGGATATGCCTTACTGGAAAAGCTCCAGAATCGTACTCCCCCTCTGCCGGTTGTGATCCATACTTTTCTTACGGAATACAACAGTCAATTGAATGGCCGGAAAATAGCCACCTTCGTTGAAAAAAGCGGTAAGACGGACTGCCTCAAAGCTGCTGTAATGGATATGCTGAAAGTATTCTATCCAAATCGTTTTGCTGGGGATTCATCTCAAAATCAGCGCTTCATGCATTGTAAAAAGGATGAAAAGTAA
- a CDS encoding response regulator, producing MTDFNVLLVDDEAEFLDTLVKRLKKRNLNAVGVRSGEAALEMLKDSPMDVVVLDVKMPGMDGIETLRQIKKICPLVEVIMLTGHANMEVAIQGMELGAFDYLMKPMEIDELLYKLQDAYKKKLIHEKKINNMKEGLGSRR from the coding sequence TTGACTGATTTTAATGTATTGCTCGTAGACGACGAGGCGGAATTTCTGGATACCCTTGTGAAGAGGCTGAAAAAACGGAATTTGAATGCCGTTGGGGTCCGGAGCGGTGAGGCTGCCCTTGAGATGCTGAAAGATTCGCCCATGGATGTGGTTGTGTTGGACGTCAAGATGCCCGGTATGGACGGCATTGAAACCTTAAGGCAGATAAAAAAAATCTGCCCTCTGGTGGAAGTGATCATGCTCACGGGGCATGCCAACATGGAAGTGGCGATTCAGGGAATGGAATTAGGGGCTTTCGATTATTTGATGAAACCAATGGAAATAGATGAACTCTTATACAAACTCCAGGATGCTTATAAAAAGAAATTGATCCACGAAAAAAAGATCAACAACATGAAGGAAGGATTGGGCTCAAGACGTTAA
- a CDS encoding NapC/NirT family cytochrome c: MKQIFKPMLWMIVGLILAFPLFSMTYYTMVRTSTPYFCASCHEIQPAYNDWKVSTHTNNSHGVVADCMDCHLPAPHNTYDFFFAKTWHGVKDVFAHFTEDQNQYNRTVNREKAYRDIKNDQCQKCHRNILYIPGKRGAMLAHRTVLYPLPGYEKKCTDCHRNLVHVKRPFYTYLQ; encoded by the coding sequence GTGAAACAAATCTTCAAGCCAATGCTTTGGATGATTGTCGGCCTTATTTTGGCTTTTCCCTTGTTCAGCATGACCTATTACACCATGGTGAGAACATCCACACCGTATTTCTGTGCCAGCTGTCATGAAATACAACCGGCTTACAACGATTGGAAAGTTTCCACTCACACCAACAACTCTCATGGGGTGGTGGCCGATTGTATGGACTGCCACCTTCCGGCTCCTCACAATACTTATGATTTTTTCTTCGCCAAAACCTGGCACGGGGTTAAGGATGTCTTTGCTCATTTTACCGAAGACCAGAACCAATACAACCGCACCGTAAATCGTGAGAAAGCCTACCGGGACATCAAGAATGACCAGTGCCAGAAGTGTCACCGCAATATTTTGTATATACCGGGAAAAAGGGGCGCCATGCTGGCTCATCGCACAGTTCTATATCCTTTGCCCGGCTATGAGAAAAAATGTACCGATTGCCATCGCAACCTGGTGCATGTGAAGCGGCCATTTTACACGTATTTACAGTGA